DNA sequence from the Bradyrhizobium sp. CIAT3101 genome:
CGGCAAAGCCGTCTCGGCCTGATTTGATCGATCGCACGCGAACGTAAGGAGCAATCCGATGAGTCCAATCAAGTACCGCACAGTCGAGGTCGACGGCCTCAAGGTTTTTTATCGTGAGGCGCCGAACGCCGGTGCGCCGAAACTGCTTCTCCTGCACGGCTTTCCCACGTCAGGCCACATGTTCCGTGACCTGATGCCGCGGCTCTCCGACAAATTCCATCTCGTCGCGCCGGACCTTCCCGGCTTCGGCCTCACCGAGATGCCGCCGCGGGACAATTTCGCCTATACGTTCGACAACATCGCGCGCGTGATCGATCGCTTCACCGAGGTCATCGGATTCGATCGCTTCGCGCTCTACGTTTTCGACTACGGCGCGCCGACGGGCTTTCGAATGGCCGTACGCCATCCCGAGCGCATCACTGCGATCATATCGCAGAACGGGAACGCCTACGAAGAGGGCCTCAGCGAGGGCTGGACCCCGATCCGGGCCTATTGGGAAGACGCGTCCGAGGCCAACCGGAAAACGCTTCGCGCTTTCCTCACGCCCGAAACGACAGGCTGGCAATACACGCACGGCGCACCCGATCCGACGAGCGTGTCACCGGACGGTCAGAACCTCGACAATTACTATCTGGCCCGGCCCGGTGCCGATGAGATTCAGCTCGACCTCTTCGGCGACTACAAGAGCAACGTCGCGCTCTACCCCACCTTCCAGGGCTACTTCCGCACGCACAAGCCGCCGTTCCTGGCAGTCTGGGGCAAGAACGATCCGTTCTTCCTTCCGCCGGGCGCCGAAGCGTTCAAGCGCGACATTCCGGAGGCAAACATCCACTTCTTCGATACCGGTCATTTCGCGCTGGAGACGCACTGCGCCTAGATTGCGGAGGTCATCAGCGATTTCATCGACAAGCAGGCGCGCAATTAACAACAGTTGGGGATAGCTCACATGACGAAATCTGTGGCCATTATCACCGGCGCGAGCCAAGGCATCGGCCGCGCGACCGCAATACGCCTTGCCCGCGATTTCTCGGAGCTCGTGCTGGTCGCGCGCAATCGCGCCAATCTGGACGAGACGGCGGAGGCCGTGAAGGAAGCCGGCGCAAAGCCGCTGGTTATCGATGCGGACCTCGCAGATCCCGCCGTAGCGCGGGCGGTGGTCGATCAGGCGCTCGCGGCTTTCGGTCGGATCGATGCTCTGCTCAACATCGCAGGCGCAGTCCCGCAGATCGACCTGTTCGAGATGACCGACGCGCAATGGGAGGGCGGCCTTGCGCTGAAGCTGCACGGAGCACGCCGCCTCACGATCGCCGCCTGGTCGGCATTGAAGGCGACGCAGGGCTCGGTCGTGCTGATGTCCGGCAACTCCGCGCTGTTTCCGAAGGCACCCTATGCGGCAGTTGGCACGATCAACGCCGCCGTTGTCGCGCTGGCAAAGGCATTCTCGGACCGCGGCATCGCAGATGGCGTGCAGGTCAACAGCGTACTGCCGGGACCGGTGATGACGGGACGCCGCCGCTCCTATCTCGAGCATTGGGCCCCGCTACACAACATGACGGTCGAGCAGGCGACGACAAACTTTCCAAAGGAAGCCGGCATCGCACGCTATGGCGAGCCCGAGGAAATCGCCGAGTTGATGGCGTTCCTTGTGTCGCCCGGCGCCCGCTGGATGACCGGCTCGACGCTGCGCATGGACGGCGGCGAAGTGAAATCGGTCTGAGTTGCTGAAGGGGTGCGCCGTGGGCGGCCGCTCAACCTCCGATGCCGCCGACCAGCCGCGGACGGCGGTTTGCGCCCGCCTTCTCATCCGCCACAGCGCGCAGCCATGCGCGAAAGCTGACGATCTCGGGGCAATCCGCCGTGCCCTCGGGCGCGATCAGCCAATCGCCGAGACCTGATCCCTCATTGATGCGGTCGCAGCGATAGCCGGGATGATGGCCGAGGCTACGTGTGATCAAGAGGTCGACCTTGCCTTCGATCAGCTCGTGCAGGCCGGCGGGCTGCAGCACGCGCAAGCCGATCTCGGCATGTGTCTCGCGAAACGCCGCCAGATCGAGGCGGCGCAAATCGAAGCTGGCATGCACGCCCAATTGCAGCAGCACCGCACCTGACGGTTTCAATTGCGAGGTCGCCTCCGCAATGTGGCGAAACCCCTCGGACACCCCGGGCAGATAGGCCTGGCCTGCCGCAGTCAGGATGAGCTGCTTGTGCAGCCGTTCGAACAGCTGCACGCCGAGGCGCGCCTCCAACGCTTTCACCTGCTGCCCAACGGCTGCGGGCGTGACGTGCAGCTCGTGCGCGGCCAGCTTGAAGCTGAGATGGCGCGCGGCGGCTTCGAAGGCGCGGAGCGCATTGAGTGGCGGAAGGGCGTAGGTCATCGCGGCGGAGTTTGACACTGTTGGCAGCCGGTCTTGCAATAGATTTTCTTGCGCTGAACCGCAGGAATGATGCTTTGCGCCGCGGTGATGTCGCCGGATACGGTCCAGCCGCAATCCGGAGAAACCCCATGGCCCCAGCCCACATCGTCAGCCACAATCCCGCAACGGTCCACCCGCCCGCCGGCGGCTACTGCATGGGACTTGAACTGAAGCAGCATCGCCGGCTGCTGTTCATCAGCGGCCAGGTGCCCGAGAGACTCGACGGTACCGTACCCGAAGGTTTTGAGGCGCAGTGCGAGCAGGCCTGGCGCAACGTCAAGGAGGTGCTCGCGGCCGCCGGTCTTGGCGTCGAGCACCTGGTCAAGGTCAACACCGTCCTGACCGACCGGGCTCAACTCGTGACCAACCGTATCATTCGCCGCGCGATGCTCGGGGACCATCAGCCTGCGCTGACGGTCATCGTCGCCGAGACGGTCGACAGCAAATGGCTGCTGGAGATCGAGGCGATCGCCGCGGAATGACAGCCTTTCCAAACCCACGATGCGAGGGTCCGATGAATAAGATGATCCATCCCTTCTACGCGCAGCATCGCGACGCCATGGAGGCCGCGATGCACCAACGGCTCGATCTTGCCGAGACGATGCTGCGCGAGCGCGCGCAGCTCACCGATATCGACACAATCAAGCAGGAGGTGATGGACGAACTCGCCGTCGTGCTCACCCAGATGCCCTATGTCGGCGGCACCGCGAGCCGCATGAGTGAAGTCTTCATCCGCCTCACCGGATTCATGGCAACCAGCCGCGTGCTGCAGCGACATGGCGTGCCGCTGCCGGTGATCCGCGACATCGAGCGGGAAACCCACAAGGCGCAATTGCTCACCATGCCTGAGACGGAACGTCTCGACGCGGGAGATCAATTCATGTCGCCGGAAAACCAGGCCTTTCTGCGCGAGCAGGCGGCGAAGAGCGTCACGGCAAGCCACCAGGCCGAATTTCCGGAGGACTTCGTCTACGATTTCGTCGAGCCGGGGCCGAACGACGGTTTTGAATTCGGCATCAACTACCGGGCCTGCGGCTTCTGCAAATTCGCGGGCCGCCATGGCGACAAGGAGATCCTGCCCAACATCTGCGGGCTCGATTTCGACGCCTATGCAACGCGCGGCATCCATCTGGAACGGACGCAGACGCTGGCGGGCGGTGCGAGCCATTGCAATTTCCGCTTCTCGCGGCTGCATCGTGACGGTTGACTTCGTGCTGCCGCGCGTTCACCAAAGCGAGACGCGAAGTGAACGGAAGCGCGAGGCAATTTGGTGGACGATACGAACATTCGGACTGGCCAGTGCCATTGTGGTGCCGTGCGTTTCGAGGTGACGCTCAGCGACGGCTTCAATTCGATCCGCCGCTGCACCTGTTCCTACTGCCGGATGCGCGGCGCCGTCATGGTCATGGCGAAGATGGGCGGGATCAAGTTCCTGCAAGGAGAAGATGCGCTGACCAGCTACCGCTTCCACACCGGAACGGCGCAGCACTTCTTCTGCTCGACGTGTGGAATCTACACCCATCACCAGCGCCGATCCGACACGACGCTCTATGCCGTCAACGTCGCGTGCCTCGACGGGGTCAGCCCGTTCGATTTCGCCGAGGTGCCCGTCATGGATGGTGTCAACCACACCAACGACACCGGCAAGCCGACGCGCCAGGCCGGCACGCTCCGCTTCACCCCGGCTGATTAGCCGGCGCCTAATGCCCGCCGCACCGGCAGTTCTCGTAATCGACGGGATCATGGCTGTTGAAAATCGTCACGCGGTCGCCATGGCTCAATTTCAGCTCGCGCAGGCGCGCCTGGTTGGCGACACGGGCGGCGCGGTCCATGTCGACGCGGCGCTGGAAATAGCGGAGCACCAGCGGCGCACGCGGTGAGGCGTCGAGCTGGGCGTGATGGAAATAGCTGTCGCCGGCATGCAGCAGCCATTTGTCGCCGGAGCGGACCGCGATGCCGCAATGGCCGAGCGTGTGGCCGGCGAGCGGGATCATCAGGATGTCCCCTTCGCGGTCGCCGAGCGCACGGACGCCCTTGAAGCCGAACCAGTCCTCGCCGGCCTCACCGTAGAAACTCCAGCTCGGCCCATGGCTCCACTGTCCCCCGACATAGCGTCCCTCGGGCGGCGCGGGCTTGCGCAACACCGCCATGTCGTATTCGGTGCGATGGACGTGGATCGCGGCCTGGGGAAAGTCGGGCACGCCGCCGGCGTGATCGCGGTCGAGATGCGTCAGCAGCACGTGGCGTACGTCATTGGGCGAGTAGCCGAGCGCCTTCACCTGCTGCACGGCCGTCTCCGCGGGATCGAGCTTTGGCGCAGTCTGCCGCAGCCAACGTTTCCCGAGCCGGTCGGGCGTGGCGATATCGCCGAGGCCGATGCCGGTGTCGACCAGAGCAAGGCCGTCACCGGTCTCGATCAGCAGGCAATGGCAGACCATGCGGGCGCGCTGGAACAGGCCGCCGGTGCCGTTCACCAGCCGCCGGCCCATCGGGCACATCGTTCCGGTGTTGAGATGATGGATCTTCATGGATGACGCTCGCCTGTTGTGAACGGGCCGTTCTTGTCATTTTCCGATCCATAGGTAAAATATCGAATATTGATACTATCTCTAGGCGCACCCTATGGATATCCGCGAGCTTCGCTACTTCGCCGCCGTCTACCGCGAACGCAACCTGACGGCTGCGGCGCGCAGCTGCTTCGTTTCGCAGCCGTCGATCTCGACCGCGATCACCAATCTGGAGGCTGAGCTCGGCACCACGCTGTTCATCCGGCACAAGAAGGGCGTCGCGCCGACCGCATCGGCCGAACAGTTTCACACCGTCGCCCGCCGCATCATCGACGAGGCCGATGCGGCGCGAAAGCTGTTCCGCAAACCGAGCACCAAGACCACGGTCACGCTCGGCCTGATGCGGACGCTCGACGTGCCCCGGACCATCGCGCTGTTGAAGCCGCTGACGTCACGCAGCGACATCGCGCTCCGGCTCGTCGGCCATGACGAACGCGCGGATGCCAGGATCATCTCGAAGAGCATGGTTGGGGATGACGAGCATTTCGTCCCGCTCTGGAGCGAGCGCTATGTCGCAGCGCTGCCGCCGTCGCATCCGCTGACGCTCAAGGAGCGGCTTCGGGCCGCCGACCTCGCCGAATTCCCCATGATCGATCGCTGCCATTGCGAGCAGAGCGCGTTCTTCGGTCGCACCGTGCAACGGCGTCCCTCCGCAGCGATCGCGCAATCAGAGGATTGGGCGATGGCGCTGGTCGCGGCCGGAATCGGCATCGCCATCGTCCCCGAGGGCGTGGCCAAGAACCATCCGGATGTCGCGATCCGGGAGATCGAGGTGAAGGTCAAACGCGAGGTCGGGCTCGCCTATCGCGCGTCAGTGCCGCTGGCGGACGCGTTGAAGGATTTGGTCGGGAAGCTGCGGAAGCAGAGATCCCAACGCGGGCAGAGCGAGCGCCGCCCCGGCGTGCGCAAGCCCGCCAGCCGCGAACGCTGATCGATCATCCGAGCAAGCCCTTCAGGCCCGCATAAATCGAACCAACGGCCGTTACCGCGACACCGGCCAGCGGCCCCACGGTCTGCATCAGGTCCTGAATCAGGCGGGCGCGGCGGCGGAGCTGTTCCTCTCCGACATGCTGTCCGAGCAGACGCGCCATCCTGAAGGCAAATGCGTTCGGCTTGCCTCCCTGGCTGAGCACGCGCGGCAGGACCTGGAAGATCACGACTCCCAGGATATTTCCCGAAATGAAGGCGAGCAGGATGCTCGCGCCGTATTCGAACACCTCCCGCCATTCGACCCACACCGTCGGCAGGATCGGAACGCCGTCGTGCAGTCCCGTCACAGTCAGCATCGCCTGGATGCTGACGCTGGCCAGCAGCAACGCCAGCACGAACGCTCCCAGCGCCGAGACCCTGTGCAGGGGATAGGCTGCGAACCCGAACAGCAGTGGGACCATGATCGACGCGATCCGGAGCGGGATCGGAGAGAGGTTGAAGGTGATGGTGATCAGAAAATGCGTGATCGTCAGCAGGATGGCTGGAACGACGACGTAGAGAAGGGCATGCGTCCCGAAATAGCGCAGCGGATTCTTGTACCGCTCGAGCCGGACATTGACCCGATCGAGGTCGCGCCTGAGCCGGTCGAGCTCGGCAACGATATCCTCGATCTCCAGAAGCGTCGGTCGCACGACGCGCAAATCGCGCGAGCAGTGTTTGCAGGCTATGGCCTCGTCCTTGATCGTCTCGGCGCAGAACGGACACTCCATGTCAGCGCGACTTCCTGCGCCGCATGATGGCCTCGACCTCGTCTCTGGCCCGCGTCAGCTCATCGCGCAGCTGGTCCCGCTTGCGCAGGAGATCGTCGCGCTCCGCAATCAGCGTCGCAGGGACGGCGATGTCTCGCGCACAGGACGCACAAACCAGGGCGCTCTCCGCATTCTCCGCCTGGCAGTAGGGGCACATCACTTGGGTGCGACCTTGAGGGTAAAAATGGCCGTGCCCGGCCGTCCGTCACTGTCCTTGATGTCGACCCGCACGGTGTAGTCGCCCGGCGGCAATTCCGCATCCTGCATGTTGATCCCATCAGCCTGCACGAACGGCTTGACCCGGGCCGTCAGATCGACGTTCGGCGAGCGCAGGAAGATCACCTTGACGGAGTCCGGATCGATCTTGGCGCCCCCGAACGACTCGAACTTCAATTGGAGTTTCAAGGGAGACGCAACGGAATCACCGGGCGACACGAACTCCACCTTCGGACCGCGCAGGATACCGCGCCGGTCGGTCGTGACCGCCCCCTTCGGGGGCGGCAGCTTGGCCTCGTCTTCGGTGATCAATTGGGTTGCCCGCGACGTTCCCGAAAACAGGAGACCTGCCGCCAGAAGATTTGCCGCAACGAGCCCGAACAGGATATTCCGCGTCATCGTCCTTCCCATCTTCTCAATCATCGCACGCCGCCATCGCCGATGATGGTATACGGCGCCCAGAACAGCGGATGCGCATAGGCAAACTCGGTCTTGCCCTCGCCGTTCAGGTAACCGGGGCCGTCGACCAGGGCCATCATCGCCTGCCGCAGCGCTTCGCTCCGCGACAGTTTTGGATCGTCCGCCTGCCGCTTGAACAGATCGGTCACCAGCTGTCGCGCGGATTGCGAATGCACCGACCAGTTCGTCACCAGCAGCGCGCGCGTCCCCGCGTAGAAGAAGGCGCGACCAAGTCCGGATGCGGCCTCCGCGCCTGCGCCTGCGCCGGCACCGGTGTTGCAAGCCGACAGGATGACCCAGTCGGCGTCGAGCTTGAGGCCGAGAATCTCCTCCATGGTCAGGAGGCCGTCGCCGCCTTCACCCGTCACCGTTGGCGATGACAGTGCGAGCGCCGGCTGGGTCAAACCGTTGAGCTCGCCCGGCACGAGGCCGTGGGTGGCAAATGCGAGGATCTTGAAGCCGGAGAGGTTCATCGTCTTGACCGCGCTCTCGGTCGCGTTCTTGCCGAGGAACAGCACCTTGGAAGGATCAGCCTGCAGCGCCAGCGCGATCGATTTGAGTTCGTCGGCCGTGTCGGGAAGGCGGGGCAAGAGACCGAGTTCGGCGCTGTCGACGCCGTCGAGCTTCGGGCTGTTGCGGCGCTTCAGCGGCATGCCGCGCGTGACGTTGCCGCCGACATCGGCGACCTGCACCTTTTCGCCGGCGCCTTCCGCCTCGGCCTGCTGATCCGTGTTGAAATAGGGATCGCCAAACGCCACGAGATCGCCGCGGCCGGGCTTGCCGGGCGGCAACTGCCGCAGCGTGCGCAAGGCGGCGGCCGAGGGGACCGTCGAGACGGCATGGGTTCGCGCAAGCCATGGCACGTTCCGATAGCCGACGAAGAGCGGATCCTCGTCCGCGGCCACCTCGGCCGGCGCCGTCGGCAACAGCGACAGCGGCAGCAGGCCGAGCGCGCCATTCGTGACCACGATCAAATTCCTGGCCGGCTTCCATCCGCTCTCGACCGGCTTCAGCAACAGCTCGTAGAGCTCGTAGCCGAGCTTGAGATCAAACGGCGGAATGTCCGAGATCATCGCAGCCTGCGGTTCGAGCGCCTCGCGCAGCTTGCGGATCTTGGTCTCGACGTCGCCGATGCTGGCCTTGACGGCCGCGAACGCCACCGGCCCCGATTTCGGCACGGCCCAGACGAAGCTGCCATACTGCCCGAAATAGAACGACAGCATGGCCTCGTTCTCGGCCAGCGTCGCACGGATTTCGGCGACGGCCGGCGGCTTCGGCGAGACCAGATCGGCGTAAACCGGAAACTTCTGCTTGATCTCCTGGCGCGCCTTGTCGCGCTCGCCACGCAAGGCGACGATCGAGGCCTGGATCTGCTGCGCGCCCTTCTCGTCGCGCTCCGCCGAGGGAATGGCGAGAACGTTGGTGAGCGTGCCGAGCTGGGCGTTGACCTGCTTGGTGAGATCCTGCTCCTTGCGCACGAGCTCGGCCAGCGCGGGATCCTTCGCCGCCGCACGCGCGCTGGAGGCGGCCAGCGCCTGCTGCACCGAGCGGCCGCGGATCGCGTCAGCCAGGCCGAACGTCTCCTCACCGATGCCGCTGCCGGTGCCTTCGGCCCGCGCCAGCAGCAGGAGGTAGCTCTCGACGATGTTCTGGAGCCGCTGGCTGCGCGCGGCCACGACGGTGGTGTTCTCGTCGTCGGCGTTCTCGTTTGCGTTCGCCATCATGATCGGGATGGCAGCCTTGAACTCCCGGATCGCGTCGGCATCGCGCCGTGCGCGCATCAAGCCGATTGCAAGCGTACCGCGCGCCGACGCCGCATCGAAATGGTTCTCGCCGACCCGCCCGATCTGCTTCTTGACCAGTTGCTCTGCGGCGGCGATGCCGGCGTCGAGCTGGCCGGAATTGTAGAGCGCGAGAATGCGCGCCGGATTGAGCTCGATGACCTGGCGGCGTTGCGGATCCCAATTGGCGACCGCCTTGTCGATCCGCGCAAACATGTCGCTGGCTTCGGCATTCTTGCGCTGGATGTTCAGGATGCCGGCGAGCTGCGAGAGCAGCTGCACGGTCGATTGCGAGTCGTCCGGCACGCCGACCGTCTTGTTGATCTCGAGCGCGACGCGGCCGAGCTGCTCGGCTTCGTCGTAACGGCCCTCGTCGACCAGGATTCCGGCCAATCCCATCACGTAGCGCGGCATGACCGGATTGTATTTGCCGGTGTCCTTCAGACGCGACAGCAGCGCCCGGCGCGCATCGACCTCGGCTTCGGCGAGCCTGCCCTGCCGGGCCTTCATGCGGGCCTCGCTCAAGACCATGTAGTCGATCGACTGCAAGACAACGGTTTCGGCGGGCGGATTTTCCGACTCCATCACGGCCTTCATGCCGGCGCGCTTGCGCTGCTCGGCCAGGCGATAGGAGGCTTCGGCTTCCTTGAACTGTCCGCGCGCCTCGAAGATCATGGCGCGGGTGCCCTCGATTTCCGCCTCCCAGTTCTGCCCCATCCGCGCGTAGGAGGTGCGCCACCCGGGAAGGCCACTCGTGCGAGCCTCCTGGATGCCGGCCAAGCTGCGGCGCAGATAGCCCTCGGCTTGCGGCACATCACCCATCTGAATGAGAATGCCGGCGATCGAGCGATTGGCGTTGAACAGATACCCCTTCGCGCCCGGCATGGTGGCGACCTCGCGCAACTGCCTTTGCATGATCTCGAGTGCGCGCTTTGGATCGCCATTGGCCGAATATTGGATGGCGGCGAGCTGGGTCAGCCGGCCCATCATGGCTGCGCTGATCGCGCCGCGTCCCACCTCGACGGCCTTGTTGGCGTCAGCGATGGACTCGGCAAGCCGCCCGAGCTGGGACCGCGCATTGGCGCGATCGAAATAGAACTGGGCGAGATCCTCGCGGGACTCCTTGCCGGTGGGCGCCGAATCCGCGTCCTGCTTCAGCTCAGCGATCAGCTTTTCGTTCGGCTTTTCGCTGTCGAGGATCGCGGTGATGTCGGAGATGGTGCGCGGCGGCGCGATGAAATCCTTCGGCAGCGCGGTCCCCGGCGCCAGCTTGGGCGCCTCCTCCTTCGGCGCCTCGACGGCGACATTGGCGCGTCCGTTCGCGGCATTGAGCGCGGCGAGCACGCAGGCGTGGACCTGCGGTTTGGCCTTGGCGCGACAGCCCTCGATATCGGCACCAGCCCTGCGGCCTCCCTGGGCCTGCATGCAGGCCTGCACGATCGGCTTGCCGACGGTCATCCGGCAGTTCTCGATCGCCGCCTCCTTGGTCAGTGCGGCGGCGGATCCGCTCGATCCGAGCAGGATGGCAAGGGCGAGCAGCTTTCGCAGGGACGTGGAATTTCGACGGGCGTCAAGCGGCATCGCGGAATTGATGCTCATCTCAAAAGACCTTCGCGCAAATTGACTTGGTATAACGGCACAATCCTATCGCGATGGCTTGGGAGGACAAGCACCATTCGGGCCGGTTCGACCATTTGCTGAACCGCGCGGGCCGCGGCCGACACAGGCTCCCGGAGCGCCCGCCCCGGTAGTGCATTAACGTCATCCTCGCCAAGGTTGTTGGCACGTCCGCGATCACGGCCGCTCGTGCCGACGCCGAGACGGCCGCAACCGGATGCGTCGGCTCCGCAAGCCCGACGGAGTGGAGCGCGCAAGTTCTCACGCGCGAACGCCGCACATTCCTGCCGGTTATGGTCTCCTGAAAACTTGCAATTGGACGCAGGTCCGGCGGCCAAGCTACCGCATCCCCGAAGCACGGCTGCAAAACCGTGATGGCACCGATCCATCGCCGCATGCTTCGACAGGGAGAAAACTCGTGTCATCTCACGCTCACGCGGAGGCCGGCGCGCACGCGCCCCGATCGCTGGAGGCGATGCTGAGGGCGATCGGCGTTCCCCTCGCCGTCGTCGTCGCGGCCGCCATCTGGCTCAGCCCCACCCCGGAGACGCTGTCCTTGCAGGGCCACAAGGCGCTGGCGTTGTTCGGGGGCATTTTCGTGCTCTATCTGACCGAAGCGATACCGCTCGCGATCGCGAGCCTGATGGTCGTTCCGCTTGCGGTGCTGACCGGAACGGCCCCGCTGCGGACTGCGCTCGACGGCTTCTCCGCCTCGCCGGTGTATCTGATCGTCGGCGCCTTCATCCTCGCGACCGCAATGGTGAAGACGCGCCTTGCCGAGCGGATCACCTACGTCATCCTGGCGCGCTTCGGCAGCGAGCCGACGCGGATCACGCTCGGCGTGACGCTGGTCAATATCGCCCTCGCCTTCCTCGTCCCGTCGTCGACAGCCCGCACGGCAATCCTGCTGCCGGAATGCCTCAGCATCCTGACGATCTTCGGAGCCAGCGCGCGCTCGCCATTTGCGATCAACCTGCTCCTCACCTTGACGATGACGAACGCGACGATCGGCGCCGGCGTGCTGACGGCCACGGTGCCCAATCCTGTCACGGTCGAGTTCGTCGCCAAGACGAGCGGCCACACCATCACCTATGCCGAATGGCTGCTCTATGGATTCCCGCCGGCGCTGGCGATGACCCTGTTCACCTGGTGGGTGATCCAGCGGGTGTTTCCGCCGGAATTCAAAGCCGGTCACGAGCAGGCCGACGCACGGATAACGCAGAATCTCGCCGCGATGGGCCGGATGACATCCGCCGAATGGCGCGCGCTGACCGTGTTCGTCCTTGTGACCTGCCTCTGGGCGACGCAGGGTCTGACCGGACTGGACACGACCGTCGTCTGCCTGATGGGGGCCTGCCTCCTGTTCCTGCCGCGCTTCGGCGTGATGGACTGGAACGATGCCAACAAGGGCGTCTCCTGGCAGGTGCTGCTGATTGCGGGCGGCGGCGTCTCGCTCGGCGACATTCTGCTGAAGACCGGCGCCGCCAACTGGCTGGCGAATTCGATCTTCCACGCGCTCGGCCTTGCCGGCGCCTCGGCGCTGGTCGTCATCGTGGTCGTGATGTTCATCGTGCAGTTCATGCACGTGATGTTCGTCGGCACGACCGCCATGGCGACCGCCCTGCTGCCGATCATCCTGGCAATGGCGACGACTGCGGGCGTCAACCCGGTCGCGCTGGCGCTGCCGGCCGGCATGATCATCGGCGGCTACCCGCTGCTGATGTTCTACAACACGCTGCCGAACATCCTCGTCTACGGCACCGGCCGGCTTCGCGTCGAGGACTTCCCGAAAGTCGGCGTGATCGTCTGCATCGTCGCCTGCCTGCTCTATGCGCTGTGCGCCGCGACCTGGTGGCACTGGCTCGGACTCGTCTGATCTCTCGAACAGTTTCGTCATCCGGAGGACCCCACATGACATTGCCCCTCGCCGGCATTCGCATCCTCGATCTCTCCAACGTGCTGGCCGGTCCGTTCTGCGGCTATCAGCTTGCGCGTCTCGGCGCCGAGGTCATCAAGATCGAGAATCCGAAGGGCGGCGATCTGGCGCGCCGGCTTGGCGCTGATCCGGCCATGGCGAAGAACCTGATGGGGCTGTCCTTCG
Encoded proteins:
- a CDS encoding DASS family sodium-coupled anion symporter, whose protein sequence is MSSHAHAEAGAHAPRSLEAMLRAIGVPLAVVVAAAIWLSPTPETLSLQGHKALALFGGIFVLYLTEAIPLAIASLMVVPLAVLTGTAPLRTALDGFSASPVYLIVGAFILATAMVKTRLAERITYVILARFGSEPTRITLGVTLVNIALAFLVPSSTARTAILLPECLSILTIFGASARSPFAINLLLTLTMTNATIGAGVLTATVPNPVTVEFVAKTSGHTITYAEWLLYGFPPALAMTLFTWWVIQRVFPPEFKAGHEQADARITQNLAAMGRMTSAEWRALTVFVLVTCLWATQGLTGLDTTVVCLMGACLLFLPRFGVMDWNDANKGVSWQVLLIAGGGVSLGDILLKTGAANWLANSIFHALGLAGASALVVIVVVMFIVQFMHVMFVGTTAMATALLPIILAMATTAGVNPVALALPAGMIIGGYPLLMFYNTLPNILVYGTGRLRVEDFPKVGVIVCIVACLLYALCAATWWHWLGLV
- a CDS encoding CHAT domain-containing protein, yielding MSINSAMPLDARRNSTSLRKLLALAILLGSSGSAAALTKEAAIENCRMTVGKPIVQACMQAQGGRRAGADIEGCRAKAKPQVHACVLAALNAANGRANVAVEAPKEEAPKLAPGTALPKDFIAPPRTISDITAILDSEKPNEKLIAELKQDADSAPTGKESREDLAQFYFDRANARSQLGRLAESIADANKAVEVGRGAISAAMMGRLTQLAAIQYSANGDPKRALEIMQRQLREVATMPGAKGYLFNANRSIAGILIQMGDVPQAEGYLRRSLAGIQEARTSGLPGWRTSYARMGQNWEAEIEGTRAMIFEARGQFKEAEASYRLAEQRKRAGMKAVMESENPPAETVVLQSIDYMVLSEARMKARQGRLAEAEVDARRALLSRLKDTGKYNPVMPRYVMGLAGILVDEGRYDEAEQLGRVALEINKTVGVPDDSQSTVQLLSQLAGILNIQRKNAEASDMFARIDKAVANWDPQRRQVIELNPARILALYNSGQLDAGIAAAEQLVKKQIGRVGENHFDAASARGTLAIGLMRARRDADAIREFKAAIPIMMANANENADDENTTVVAARSQRLQNIVESYLLLLARAEGTGSGIGEETFGLADAIRGRSVQQALAASSARAAAKDPALAELVRKEQDLTKQVNAQLGTLTNVLAIPSAERDEKGAQQIQASIVALRGERDKARQEIKQKFPVYADLVSPKPPAVAEIRATLAENEAMLSFYFGQYGSFVWAVPKSGPVAFAAVKASIGDVETKIRKLREALEPQAAMISDIPPFDLKLGYELYELLLKPVESGWKPARNLIVVTNGALGLLPLSLLPTAPAEVAADEDPLFVGYRNVPWLARTHAVSTVPSAAALRTLRQLPPGKPGRGDLVAFGDPYFNTDQQAEAEGAGEKVQVADVGGNVTRGMPLKRRNSPKLDGVDSAELGLLPRLPDTADELKSIALALQADPSKVLFLGKNATESAVKTMNLSGFKILAFATHGLVPGELNGLTQPALALSSPTVTGEGGDGLLTMEEILGLKLDADWVILSACNTGAGAGAGAEAASGLGRAFFYAGTRALLVTNWSVHSQSARQLVTDLFKRQADDPKLSRSEALRQAMMALVDGPGYLNGEGKTEFAYAHPLFWAPYTIIGDGGVR